Proteins co-encoded in one Nicotiana sylvestris chromosome 7, ASM39365v2, whole genome shotgun sequence genomic window:
- the LOC104225821 gene encoding uncharacterized protein, with the protein MDSYSYASISSSSNASSSSSIPYSTYPQEVKKNKPLPSYHSSLHGVRRLPLKPMTKQPIAPLPPTRPKIYRVEPVNFKEVVQMLTAAPEFQSRSDSSSGSDFGSGSGFGSGSSSSASSRRLQDVAPPPLDLSPVSLPRNSIAAEWREFLRPSSSSNNRVESVSTACNDSTNEAQERSQLITSRIPSENYFGTCSPLANFPLSPASFAWYCSILLSPSTLTSPRPIL; encoded by the coding sequence ATGGATTCTTATTCATATGcatctatttcttcttcttctaatgCTTCTTCCTCTAGTTCTATTCCATATTCCACATATCCACAAGAAGTAAAGAAAAACAAACCATTACCTTCATATCATTCCTCACTTCATGGAGTTCGTAGGCTCCCATTAAAACCTATGACCAAACAACCAATTGCACCATTGCCACCGACACGTCCTAAAATTTACCGAGTAGAACCTGTTAATTTCAAGGAAGTCGTCCAAATGTTGACTGCTGCACCTGAGTTTCAATCCAGATCCGATTCTAGCTCTGGTTCTGATTTTGGTTCTGGCTCTGGCTTTGGCTCTGGCTCTAGTTCTAGTGCCAGCTCGAGGCGTTTACAAGATGTGGCTCCTCCTCCACTTGATCTCTCACCAGTTTCATTACCAAGAAATAGCATTGCTGCAGAATGGCGAGAGTTCCTTCGTCCTTCTTCCTCCTCAAACAACCGAGTTGAATCAGTTAGCACGGCCTGTAATGACTCAACAAATGAAGCACAAGAAAGATCACAACTAATAACGTCGCGAATTCCATCAGAGAATTATTTTGGAACATGCAGTCCGCTGGCTAATTTCCCTTTATCGCCTGCTTCTTTTGCATGGTATTGTTCTATTCTTCTCAGCCCTAGCACTCTTACTTCACCACGCCCTATTCTTTAG
- the LOC138874107 gene encoding uncharacterized protein — protein MDSYSYAISSSSNSSSYSSIPYSTYPQEVKKNKPLPSFHSSLHGVRRHPLKPMTKQPIAPLPPTRPKIYRVEPVNFKEVVQMLTAAPEFQCSSNSSSGSGFSSGSGSSSRRLQDVAPPPLDLSPVSLPRNSIAAEWREFLRPSYSSNNQVESISAACNDSTNEAQERSHLITSRIPSENYFGSCSPLANFPLSPASFAWCSSLLLSPSTLTSPCAVL, from the coding sequence ATGGATTCTTATTCATATGCTATTTCCTCTTCTTCTAATTCTTCTTCCTATAGTTCTATTCCATATTCCACATATCCACAAGAAGTAAAGAAAAACAAACCATTACCTTCATTTCATTCCTCACTCCATGGAGTTCGTAGGCACCCATTAAAACCTATGACAAAACAACCAATTGCGCCATTGCCACCGACACGTCCTAAAATATACAGAGTGGAACCTGTTAATTTCAAGGAAGTTGTCCAAATGTTGACTGCTGCACCTGAGTTTCAATGCAGCTCCAATTCTAGCTCTGGTTCTGGTTTCAGTTCTGGCTCTGGCTCCAGCTCGAGGCGTTTACAAGATGTGGCTCCTCCTCCACTTGATCTCTCACCAGTTTCATTACCAAGAAATAGCATTGCTGCAGAATGGCGAGAGTTCCTTCGTCCTTCTTACTCTTCAAACAACCAAGTTGAATCAATTAGCGCGGCATGTAATGACTCAACAAATGAAGCACAAGAAAGATCACATCTAATAACGTCGCGAATTCCATCGGAGAATTATTTTGGATCATGCAGTCCGCTGGCTAATTTCCCTTTATCGCCTGCTTCTTTTGCATGGTGCTCTTCTCTTCTTCTCAGCCCTAGCACTCTTACTTCACCATGCGCCGTTCTTTAA